Proteins from one Procambarus clarkii isolate CNS0578487 chromosome 40, FALCON_Pclarkii_2.0, whole genome shotgun sequence genomic window:
- the LOC138372794 gene encoding streptococcal hemagglutinin-like, producing MDPASVSTNIATVSPASVTTNTAAVSPASVSTNIAAVNPASVSTNIATVNPASVSTNTAAVNPASVSTNTAAVNPASVSTNTAAVNPASVSTNTAAVNSASVSTNTAAVSPASVTTNTAAVNPASVSTNTAAVNPASVSTNTAAVNPASVSTNTAGVNPASVSTNTAAVNPASVSTNTAAVNPVSVTTNIATVNPASVTTNTAAVNPAPVSTNTASVNPAPVTTNTTTNSITFVNIIAISY from the exons ATGGA CCCCGCGTCCGTCTCCACCAACATCGCCACCGTCAGCCCCGCGTccgtcaccaccaacaccgccgCCGTCAGCCCCGCGTCCGTCTCCACCAACATCGCCGCCGTCAACCCCGCGTCCGTCTCCACCAACATCGCCACCGTCAACCCCGCGTccgtctccaccaacaccgccGCCGTCAACCCCGCGTccgtctccaccaacaccgccGCCGTCAACCCCGCGTccgtctccaccaacaccgccGCCGTCAACCCCGCGTccgtctccaccaacaccgccGCCGTCAACTCCGCGTccgtctccaccaacaccgccGCCGTCAGCCCCGCGTccgtcaccaccaacaccgccgCCGTCAACCCCGCGTccgtctccaccaacaccgccGCCGTCAACCCCGCGTccgtctccaccaacaccgccGCCGTCAACCCCGCGTccgtctccaccaacaccgccGGCGTCAACCCCGCGTccgtctccaccaacaccgccGCCGTCAACCCCGCGTccgtctccaccaacaccgccGCCGTCAACCCCGTGTCCGTCACCACCAACATCGCCACCGTCAACCCCGCATccgtcaccaccaacaccgccgCCGTCAACCCCGCGcccgtctccaccaacaccgccTCCGTCAACCCCGCGcccgtcaccaccaacaccacgaccAACTCTATCACATTCGTCAACATCATAGCTATTTCGTATTAA